TAGAAATAAGTTAATCTGGGAGGAAATCGATGAACGTCATTCTTACCGAAAGCGTGGATGGTCTCGGCAATATTGGTGACCTGGTCAAGGTGAAGCCCGGCTACGCCAGGAACTTTCTTGTTCCCCAGGGTCTCGCGGTCGAAGCCAATACCCGCAATGTGAAGGAACTGGAACATCAGAAGCGCCAGATGGAGCGCAAGGCGCAGAAAGTGGCCCAGGATGCCTCAGCCGTGAAGGCCCGGATCGAGGCCGTACCCTGTGTTTTCGCGCACCGGGCGGGCGAGGAAGGCAAGCTGTTCGGTGCGGTTACGAGCAAGGAGATCGGTGATAAGCTGGCCGCTGCCGGGGTCGAAATCGACCGCAAGAAGATCCAGCTGCCCGAGCCGATCAAGACCCTCGGCGAATACCAGGTGTCGGTCAAACTGGCGGCCGGGGTTACCGCCAATATCAAGGTTTCTGTTGTTCCCGCCGAATAAACAGCTACAAGAAAAAAAGACTCAAGGTTCAAGGAAAGGCTGAAGTCCCTGTGTCTGCGGTTTTCCTTGAACCTTGAGTCTTGAACCTTTCCTCCGGCATCTGGTCCTTATGTCTGATGTACCCTCTCATCGCCTTCCCCCGCAGAGTCTGGAAGGGGAGATGTCTGTCCTCGGCGGGGTCCTGCTCGAGAACGAGGCGCTGAACAAGGCCCTGGAAATTCTCCGCCCCGACGATTTTTACCGTGACAGCCACCGCAAGATATTCTCCGCCCTGATCGACCTCTCCAACCGCGGCGAGCCGG
The DNA window shown above is from Desulfuromonadales bacterium and carries:
- the rplI gene encoding 50S ribosomal protein L9, whose translation is MNVILTESVDGLGNIGDLVKVKPGYARNFLVPQGLAVEANTRNVKELEHQKRQMERKAQKVAQDASAVKARIEAVPCVFAHRAGEEGKLFGAVTSKEIGDKLAAAGVEIDRKKIQLPEPIKTLGEYQVSVKLAAGVTANIKVSVVPAE